A genomic segment from Rhinatrema bivittatum chromosome 19, aRhiBiv1.1, whole genome shotgun sequence encodes:
- the ZBTB9 gene encoding zinc finger and BTB domain-containing protein 9, whose amino-acid sequence MDPESRSVQLEFPHYCTVLLESLNKHRLEGKFCDIAIHVQSRIFQAHKSVLAASSPYFHDKLLLNDASHIVLPSVIEPDTFENLLQLIYSGCLKVQPEALPSHLLVASGLQMWQVVDRCLEILKERAPYRPWSSRASESQSPSSSNYFGQRDEGESGAAEMPSKSGGSSSSGSELSAHPSVECPEDEVIKIQVSHKEEEEEEEEEDDRVQICSGSLDKSVKIILEEAEESNMASTSYKSPSLQFSSSAGAEQECFSARDTKIFYIKQERFEQDEGISTPIHDTHFMKSLTQGRSLGVTEVQALYQTEYQGGEVSYIIPAPADGPLGFAGKMADEGVFPQVISKPVDLHGNEIVAHAVHGQAVHAPVKIMAAPDGKKFGCLCGKRFAVKPKRDRHIMLTFSLRPFGCSVCNKKFKLKHHLTEHMKTHDGTLYSCDDCGRKFRVQNCYLKHKELCKGQGWSTACWTYK is encoded by the coding sequence ATGGATCCCGAGAGCAGGAGCGTCCAGCTGGAGTTCCCGCACTACTGCACGGTGCTGCTGGAGAGCCTGAACAAGCACCGGCTGGAGGGCAAGTTCTGCGACATCGCCATCCACGTGCAGAGCCGCATCTTCCAGGCGCACAAGTCGGTGCTGGCCGCCTCCTCCCCCTACTTCCACGACAAGCTCCTGCTGAACGACGCCAGCCACATCGTGCTGCCCAGCGTCATCGAGCCGGACACCTTCGAGAACCTGCTGCAGCTGATCTACTCCGGCTGCCTCAAGGTGCAGCCGGAAGCCCTGCCAAGCCACCTCCTGGTGGCCAGCGGCTTGCAGATGTGGCAGGTGGTGGACCGCTGCTTGGAGATCCTGAAGGAGAGAGCGCCGTACCGGCCGTGGTCCAGCCGGGCCAGCGAGAGCCAGTCCCCGAGCAGCAGCAACTACTTCGGCCAGCGCGACGAAGGGGAATCGGGGGCTGCGGAGATGCCCAGTAaaagcggcggcagcagcagcagtggcagcgaGCTGTCAGCCCATCCGTCCGTCGAGTGCCCGGAAGATGAGGTTATAAAGATCCAGGTGTCccacaaggaggaggaggaagaggaggaggaggaagacgacCGGGTGCAGATTTGTAGCGGGTCCCTGGATAAATCTGTGAAAATCATCCTGGAAGAGGCGGAGGAGAGTAACATGGCCAGCACCTCCTACAAAAGCCCATCCTTACagttctcctcctctgctggggcGGAGCAGGAATGCTTCTCCGCCAGGGACACCAAGATCTTCTACATTAAGCAGGAGCGATTCGAACAGGACGAGGGAATCTCCACCCCTATCCATGACACACACTTTATGAAGTCCCTGACTCAGGGCCGGTCCCTGGGGGTGACAGAGGTGCAGGCCTTGTACCAGACGGAGTATCAGGGCGGGGAGGTGAGCTACATCATCCCGGCCCCGGCGGACGGGCCCCTGGGATTCGCCGGCAAGATGGCCGACGAGGGGGTTTTCCCGCAGGTCATCTCCAAGCCGGTGGACCTTCACGGCAACGAGATCGTCGCCCACGCGGTCCACGGGCAGGCCGTCCACGCCCCGGTGAAGATCATGGCGGCGCCGGACGGTAAAAAGTTCGGCTGCCTGTGCGGGAAGCGGTTTGCCGTGAAGCCGAAGCGGGACCGGCACATCATGCTGACCTTTAGCCTCCGGCCGTTTGGCTGCTCCGTCTGCAACAAGAAGTTCAAGCTGAAGCATCACCTGACGGAGCACATGAAGACCCACGACGGGACCCTGTACTCCTGCGACGACTGCGGGCGCAAGTTCCGGGTGCAGAACTGCTATCTGAAGCACAAGGAGCTGTGCAAGGGGCAAGGCTGGTCCACCGCCTGCTGGACTTAcaaatag